From Acidobacteriota bacterium:
ACGATAGCTCCCCCGTCCCGGCTCAAGCCACAGCATCCTTTCTCCCTCCTCAATCTCCGAGCTTCCCCCTGATCTCCCGCATCTTGGCGCCCCAGTCGGCCACCTCCTCGGCGGTGAGGATGTCGATAGCGCCGCCCTGGAAGTCACCCTTAACGTCGCCCATATCCTCCTCCAGCCAGCCCTCGATCTCGAGATAGACCTCTTTAAGCCCATCGAGCACCTCCGGGTCGGCGTTCCAGAGGCCTCGCTCCGCCGCCTCCAGGAGCCGGCGCGCGATCTCCTCTAACGCCCAGGGGTTGTGCTCCTGGAAGAATTTACGGTTCTCCTCGTCGAGCACGAAGGTCCGCGTGATGTCGTCGAAGATCCAGTCGTCCACCTCGCGGGTGGAGGCCTCCCATCCGTAGACCCGCCCGATCCGCTTGGAGATGTCCCCGGCGCCCTTGTAGCCGTGGCGCTTCTGCCCCTCGATCCACTTGGGGTTCAAGAGCTTCGTCCGCACCACCCGCCGGACCTCGTCCGCTAAGGTGCGCACCTCCACGTGCTCCGGCTCGCGGGTATCGCCGTAGTAGGTGCGGACCTCCTTGCCCGAGGCCGCCCGGGCCGCCGCGGTCATCCCCCCGTGGGTGCCGAAATAGCAGCAGCAGCCGAAGAGGTCGTACTCGTCGGAAACCACCTTATTGTAGGTCACGTCCACCGTCTTCAGGTTCGCCTGGAGCTGTTTGAAGGCTTCCTTGCCGAAGACCCCCTTCCCG
This genomic window contains:
- a CDS encoding cobaltochelatase subunit CobN, which translates into the protein DGEGLGQMLYLLGCRPRWLPNGRVAGIEVMPLKELGRPRVDVTVRVSGITRDNFPNCIDLLDEAVQAVAALEEPPELNFVRKHTLAQLGGAADGAAWREATLRIFASKPGTYMAGVNLAVYASAWKDEKDLADVFVYWNGYAYGKGVFGKEAFKQLQANLKTVDVTYNKVVSDEYDLFGCCCYFGTHGGMTAAARAASGKEVRTYYGDTREPEHVEVRTLADEVRRVVRTKLLNPKWIEGQKRHGYKGAGDISKRIGRVYGWEASTREVDDWIFDDITRTFVLDEENRKFFQEHNPWALEEIARRLLEAAERGLWNADPEVLDGLKEVYLEIEGWLEEDMGDVKGDFQGGAIDILTAEEVADWGAKMREIRGKLGD